The following proteins are encoded in a genomic region of Primulina huaijiensis isolate GDHJ02 chromosome 3, ASM1229523v2, whole genome shotgun sequence:
- the LOC140973427 gene encoding casein kinase 1-like protein 10 isoform X2, with protein MDHVVAGKFKLGRKIGSGSFGELYLGVNIPNGEEVAVKLESVKTKHPQLHYESKIYMLLQGGNGVPNLKWFGVESEYNVMVIDLLGPSLEDLFNYCNRKFSLKTVLMLADQLINRVEYMHSRGFLHRDIKPDNFLMGLGRKANQVYIIDFGLAKKYRDLQTHKHIPYRENKNLTGTARYASVNTHLGVEQSRRDDLESLGYVLMYFLRGSLPWQGLKAGTKKQKYDKISEKKMLTPIEVLCKSYPSEFISYFHYCRSLRFEDKPDYSYLKRLFRDLFIREGYQFDYVFDWTILKYPQIGASSRARNPTGNAVAGTSVERPVRTSVGQDIRDRFSGAVEAFSRRNISGSGRHGEHPRHRTSEDVPSSKDVQPESEKGRSSRNGNSSKKAVVSTFRPSSSGDLTNWQSSRLVSGNGRLSTTQRLQSGTGMELKPSSFSRSAAAVTSKATRDDPLRSFEFLSIRK; from the exons ATGGATCATGTTGTGGCTGGAAAATTTAAGCTTGGGAGAAAAATTGGGAGTGGTTCATTCGGTGAACTTTATTTAG GAGTGAATATACCGAATGGAGAAGAAGTAGCCGTCAAGTTG GAATCAGTGAAGACCAAGCACCCCCAACTTCATTATGAATCAAAAATTTATATGCTTCTCCAAGGAGGAA ATGGTGTTCCCAACCTGAAATGGTTTGGAGTTGAGAGTGAATACAATGTCATGGTCATAGATCTTCTGGGACCAAGTCTGGAAGATCTCTTTAATTATTGTAATAGGAAGTTCTCCTTGAAAACAGTATTAATGCTCGCAGATCAACTA ATTAATAGAGTTGAGTACATGCATTCTAGAGGTTTTCTTCACCGTGATATAAAGCCTGACAATTTTTTGATGGGATTAGGGCGTAAAGCAAATCAG GTCTACATCATTGATTTTGGTCTTGCCAAAAAATATAGGGATCTACAGACTCATAAGCACATACCCTACAG GGAAAATAAGAATCTAACTGGCACTGCTCGCTATGCTAGTGTCAATACACATCTTGGTGTTG AACAAAGCCGAAGAGATGATTTGGAATCCCTTGGTTATGTCCTCATGTATTTTCTTAGAGGAAG TCTCCCCTGGCAGGGACTCAAAGCTGGCACCAAAAAGCAGAAATACGACAAGATTAGTGAAAAGAAAATGTTGACTCCTATAGAg GTGCTGTGCAAATCATATCCATCAGAgttcatatcatattttcattattgCCGATCGTTAAGATTTGAAGACAAACCGGATTATTCTTACTTGAAAAGGCTCTTCCGGGACTTATTTATCCGTGAAG GTTACCAATTCGACTATGTATTTGATTGGACCATCTTGAAATATCCTCAGATTGGTGCCAGTTCCAGAGCAAGA AATCCCACTGGCAATGCAGTGGCTGGAACGTCTGTTGAAAGACCAGTAAGAACTTCAG TTGGACAAGATATTCGAGATAGATTTTCAGGTGCGGTTGAAGCTTTCTCTAGAAGAAATATTTCAGGGTCTGGGCGACATGGTGAACATCCAAGACACAGAACATCAGAAGATGTGCCTTCATCCAAGGATGTG CAACCTGAATCAGAAAAAGGCCGTAGTTCTCGAAATGGCAACTCTTCAAAGAAGGCTGTTGTTTCAACCTTCAGACCAAGTTCCTCTGGTGATCTCACTAATTGGCAATCAAGCAGGCTGGTTTCGGGCAATGGTCGTTTATCTACAACGCAAAGACTTCAGTCCGGAACCGGCATGGAACTCAAACCATCATCTTTTTCTCGCTCAGCTGCTGCAGTAACTTCAAAAGCCACTCGGGATGACCCTCTACGAAGCTTCGAGTTCCTCTCGATCAGGAAGTAA
- the LOC140973427 gene encoding casein kinase 1-like protein 10 isoform X1, whose protein sequence is MDHVVAGKFKLGRKIGSGSFGELYLGVNIPNGEEVAVKLESVKTKHPQLHYESKIYMLLQGGNGVPNLKWFGVESEYNVMVIDLLGPSLEDLFNYCNRKFSLKTVLMLADQLINRVEYMHSRGFLHRDIKPDNFLMGLGRKANQVYIIDFGLAKKYRDLQTHKHIPYRENKNLTGTARYASVNTHLGVEQSRRDDLESLGYVLMYFLRGSLPWQGLKAGTKKQKYDKISEKKMLTPIEVLCKSYPSEFISYFHYCRSLRFEDKPDYSYLKRLFRDLFIREGYQFDYVFDWTILKYPQIGASSRARNPTGNAVAGTSVERPVRTSVGQDIRDRFSGAVEAFSRRNISGSGRHGEHPRHRTSEDVPSSKDVQQPESEKGRSSRNGNSSKKAVVSTFRPSSSGDLTNWQSSRLVSGNGRLSTTQRLQSGTGMELKPSSFSRSAAAVTSKATRDDPLRSFEFLSIRK, encoded by the exons ATGGATCATGTTGTGGCTGGAAAATTTAAGCTTGGGAGAAAAATTGGGAGTGGTTCATTCGGTGAACTTTATTTAG GAGTGAATATACCGAATGGAGAAGAAGTAGCCGTCAAGTTG GAATCAGTGAAGACCAAGCACCCCCAACTTCATTATGAATCAAAAATTTATATGCTTCTCCAAGGAGGAA ATGGTGTTCCCAACCTGAAATGGTTTGGAGTTGAGAGTGAATACAATGTCATGGTCATAGATCTTCTGGGACCAAGTCTGGAAGATCTCTTTAATTATTGTAATAGGAAGTTCTCCTTGAAAACAGTATTAATGCTCGCAGATCAACTA ATTAATAGAGTTGAGTACATGCATTCTAGAGGTTTTCTTCACCGTGATATAAAGCCTGACAATTTTTTGATGGGATTAGGGCGTAAAGCAAATCAG GTCTACATCATTGATTTTGGTCTTGCCAAAAAATATAGGGATCTACAGACTCATAAGCACATACCCTACAG GGAAAATAAGAATCTAACTGGCACTGCTCGCTATGCTAGTGTCAATACACATCTTGGTGTTG AACAAAGCCGAAGAGATGATTTGGAATCCCTTGGTTATGTCCTCATGTATTTTCTTAGAGGAAG TCTCCCCTGGCAGGGACTCAAAGCTGGCACCAAAAAGCAGAAATACGACAAGATTAGTGAAAAGAAAATGTTGACTCCTATAGAg GTGCTGTGCAAATCATATCCATCAGAgttcatatcatattttcattattgCCGATCGTTAAGATTTGAAGACAAACCGGATTATTCTTACTTGAAAAGGCTCTTCCGGGACTTATTTATCCGTGAAG GTTACCAATTCGACTATGTATTTGATTGGACCATCTTGAAATATCCTCAGATTGGTGCCAGTTCCAGAGCAAGA AATCCCACTGGCAATGCAGTGGCTGGAACGTCTGTTGAAAGACCAGTAAGAACTTCAG TTGGACAAGATATTCGAGATAGATTTTCAGGTGCGGTTGAAGCTTTCTCTAGAAGAAATATTTCAGGGTCTGGGCGACATGGTGAACATCCAAGACACAGAACATCAGAAGATGTGCCTTCATCCAAGGATGTG CAGCAACCTGAATCAGAAAAAGGCCGTAGTTCTCGAAATGGCAACTCTTCAAAGAAGGCTGTTGTTTCAACCTTCAGACCAAGTTCCTCTGGTGATCTCACTAATTGGCAATCAAGCAGGCTGGTTTCGGGCAATGGTCGTTTATCTACAACGCAAAGACTTCAGTCCGGAACCGGCATGGAACTCAAACCATCATCTTTTTCTCGCTCAGCTGCTGCAGTAACTTCAAAAGCCACTCGGGATGACCCTCTACGAAGCTTCGAGTTCCTCTCGATCAGGAAGTAA
- the LOC140973429 gene encoding large ribosomal subunit protein eL14z-like, translating into MPFKRYVEIGRVALVNYGKDYGQLVVIVDVIDQNRALVDAPEIVRSQMNFKRLSLTDIKIDIKRVPKKKTLIAAMEAADVKNKWESSSWGRKLIVQKRRAALNDFDRFKLMLAKIKRAGVVRQELAKLKKESAA; encoded by the exons ATG CCGTTCAAGAGGTACGTGGAGATCGGAAGGGTTGCACTTGTCAATTACGGGAAGGATTATGGGCAGCTTGTTGTCATCGTTGACGTCATCGACCAGAACCGG GCTCTTGTGGATGCCCCTGAGATTGTCCGGAGCCAAATGAACTTCAAGAGGCTTTCCCTCACAGACATAAAAATCGATATTAAAAGGGTTCCCAAGAAGAAGACCCTTATAGCTGCCATGGAAGCCGCTG ATGTCAAGAACAAGTGGGAGAGCAGCTCATGGGGTCGGAAGCTGATTGTCCAGAAGAGAAGGGCTGCTCTTAATGATTTTGATAGGTTCAAGTTAATGCTGGCCAAAATCAAG AGGGCTGGTGTCGTCAGACAGGAACTTGCCAAGCTCAAGAAAGAAAGTGCAGCCTGA
- the LOC140973428 gene encoding glycolipid transfer protein 1 has product MEGTVFAPALEGMNHVKTEEGVMLTKQFLDVCKLIIPVIEKFGAAMALVKSDVGGNITRLENKYTSDTTKYNHLYSMIQEEVDAKTAKGSSSCTNGLLWLTRAMDFLVELFRNLLEHQDWAMSQACTDSYTKTLKKWHGWLASSSFTIAMKLAPDRKKFLDVIGGSGDINGDIEKFCTTFAPLLEENHKFLASVGMDDLKAS; this is encoded by the exons ATGGAAGGCACAGTGTTTGCACCTGCATTGGAAGGAATGAATCATGTGAAGACAGAGGAAGGAGTAATGCTCACAAAGCAATTCTTGGATGTTTGCAAGCTAATTATACCTGTCATAG AAAAGTTTGGAGCTGCCATGGCACTTGTCAAATCTGATGTTGGAGGCAATATAACT AGGCTAGAGAACAAGTATACATCCGACACTACAAAATATAATCACCTGTACAGTATGATACAGGAAGAAGTTGATGCTAAGACTGCTAAAGGCTCATCCAGTTGCACCAATGGTCTGTTGTGGTTGACCAG gGCTATGGATTTCTTGGTGGAATTGTTTCGGAATTTACTGGAGCACCAGGATTGGGCCATGTCTCAAGCTTGTACCGATTCCTACACCAAAACCTTGAAAAAGTGGCACGGATGGCTGGCCAGTTCAAGCTTTACG attgccatgaagctcgcTCCTGATAGGAAAAAATTCTTGGATGTCATAGGTGGCTCTGGTGACATAAATGGTGATATCGAAAAATTTTGCACTACTTTCGCTCCACTGCTTGAAGAGAACCACAAGTTCTTG GCTAGCGTTGGGATGGATGATCTCAAGGCATCTTAA